In Brachionichthys hirsutus isolate HB-005 chromosome 5, CSIRO-AGI_Bhir_v1, whole genome shotgun sequence, a single genomic region encodes these proteins:
- the exosc6 gene encoding exosome complex component MTR3: MPTDSKRLRGPEVSHSPSLFRSPPAAVPASRCRRADGRRPDQVDVRPVFIRTGLVSQAKGSAYMEAGNTKLMSCVFGPRETEHKDETDMKCGRLTTDMRFAPFSCPERGSWIQGLQDRDHSLMLHESLQPAVCLRRYPRAQIEVSVMVLENSGSVLAHAVTCASLALADAGIEMYDLVLGCSMLQNGRSYVVDPLYTEERGCSSVGEENQGGLTVAFLPSLNQVSGLQSDGELTADTLTAGVRTCIEGCYKLYPVIQQALARAVRGVAPPASEG; encoded by the exons ATGCCGACCGACTCCAAACGTCTACGCGGTCCAGAAGTGTCCCACAGTCCGTCTCTGTTCCGCAGCCCCCCGGCGGCCGTCCCGGCTTCTCGTTGCCGCAGGGCCGACGGTCGCCGCCCGGACCAGGTGGATGTCCGGCCCGTGTTCATCCGGACCGGGCTGGTGAGCCAGGCTAAAGGCTCCGCGTACATGGAAGCTGGGAACACCAAGCTAATGAGCTGCGTGTTCGGCCCCAGAGAGACGGAGCACAAAGACGAGACCGACATGAAATGCGGGAG GCTGACCACTGACATGCGCTTCGCTCCCTTCTCCTGCCCGGAGAGGGGTTCCTGGATCCAGGGCCTCCAGGACAGGGACCACTCCCTGATGCTGCACGAGAGTCTCCAGCCAGCGGTGTGCCTCCGCAGGTACCCTCGAGCTCAAATCGAGGTCAGCGTGATGGTCCTGGAGAACAGCGGTTCGGTTCTGGCGCACGCCGTCACGTGTGCTTCTCTAGCGCTCGCTGACGCAGGGATTGAAATGTACGACCTGGTGCTTGGCTGTTCCATGCTTCAGAATGGTCGCTCCTATGTGGTCGACCCCTTGTACACGGAGGAAAGGGGCTGCAGCTCGGTCGGTGAGGAGAACCAGGGTGGGCTGACGGTCGCCTTCCTCCCCAGTCTGAACCAAGTTTCTGGACTACAGTCAGATGGAGAACTGACTGCGGACACTCTGACGGCTGGGGTTCGGACCTGCATAGAAGGATGCTATAAACTGTATCCCGTCATCCAGCAGGCCCTGGCCAGGGCTGTGCGCGGGGTGGCTCCGCCCGCCTCCGAGGGCTGA
- the aars1 gene encoding alanine--tRNA ligase, cytoplasmic produces the protein MDSSLSAAQIREKFIDYFRRHDHAYVHSSATVPLDDPTLLFANAGMNQFKPIFLNTIDPSHPMAKLRRAANSQKCIRAGGKHNDLDDVGKDVYHHTFFEMLGSWSFGDYFKHLACKMALELLTQEFGVSIDRLYATYFGGNADAGLEPDLECRQIWIDLGLEEARILPGSMKDNFWEMGDTGPCGPCSELHYDRIGGRDASHLVNMDDPNVLEIWNLVFIQFNRESETELKPLPKKSIDTGMGLERLVSVLQDKMSNYDTDLFVPYFEAIQKGTGARCYTGKVGAEDVDGIDMAYRVLADHARTITIALSDGGRPDNTGRGYVLRRILRRAVRYSHEKLGAQKGFFASLVDVVVDSLGDAFPELRKDPEMVKDIINEEEVQFLKTLSRGRRILDRKISSLERSKIIPGDTAWLLYDTYGFPLDLTSLIAEEKGMTVDLVAFEEEKKAAQVKSQAKGTGGEDHIMLDIYSIDELRKSNVPATEDSPKYRYSAGPDGQYEFQQASATVLALRRDRSFCTGVTTGQECGVLLDQTSFYAEQGGQTWDEGYMLREDDGTGDRMEFTVKNTQVRGGYVLHMGTVYGALKVGDQVTLHIDEARRRSVMSNHTATHILNFALRGVLGEADQRGSLVAPDRLRFDFSAKGALSTGEVRRTEEIACALIREAKTVYAMDSPLAQAKAIQGLRAVFDETYPDPVRVVSIGVPVEELLEDPDSAAGALTSIEFCGGTHLQNSSHAAPFVIVSEEAIAKGTRRIVAVTGAEAQKAQRKAYSLQQALAMVGDKVKQQTAPNKDVQKEIADATESIGTAVISQWQKDEMRETLKGLKKVMDDLDRAYKAGIQKRVLEKTNEVIESSPNQPLLIMAMETGAPPKALNDSLKLLKSHSPQTAAMLFTVDPEAGKITCLCQVPQDVASRGLKASEWVQELCPLLDGKGGGKDMSAQATGRNVDCLQEALQLANDFARLKLEEN, from the exons ATGGATTCCTCTTTGAGTGCCGCTCAAATCCGTGAGAAGTTCATTGATTATTTCCGTCGCCATGACCACGCGTACGTCCACTCGTCCGCCACCGTCCCGCTGGACGACCCCACGCTGCTCTTTGCCAATGCTGGCATGAACCAG TTCAAGCCCATCTTCCTCAACACCATCGATCCGTCCCACCCGATGGCCAAGCTGCGTCGCGCCGCCAACTCCCAGAAGTGCATCCGAGCTGGAGGCAAACACAACGACCTGGACGACGTGGGCAAGGACGTCTACCACCACACCTTCTTTGAGATGCTCGGCTCCTGGTCCTTCGGGGACTACTTTAAG CACCTGGCTTGTAAGATGGCCCTGGAGCTGCTGACCCAGGAGTTTGGGGTTTCCATTGACCGGCTGTACGCCACCTACTTCGGTGGGAACGCCGACGCCGGCTTGGAGCCAGACCTGGAGTGCAGACAGATCTGGATCGACCTGGG GCTGGAGGAGGCTCGCATCCTGCCCGGCAGCATGAAGGACAACTTCTGGGAGATGGGAGACACGGGCCCGTGCGGCCCTTGCAGCGAGCTCCACTACGACCGCATTGGAGGCAGAGACGCCTCTCACCTGGTGAACATGGATGATCCCAACGTCCTGGAGATCTGGAACCTGGTGTTCATTCAGTTCAACAG GGAGTCCGAGACGGAGCTGAAGCCGTTACCGAAGAAAAGCATCGACACGGGGATGGGTCTCGAGCGTCTCGTGTCCGTACTGCAGGACAAGATGTCCAACTATGACACTGACCTCTTCGTGCCGTACTTTGAAGCCATTCAGAAG GGTACCGGCGCTCGGTGTTACACCGGTAAAGTGGGAGCTGAGGATGTTGACGGCATTGACATGGCTTATCGGGTGCTGGCGGACCACGCCCGCACCATCACCATTGCCCTGTCCGACGGTGGTCGGCCTGACAACACTGGAAGAGG CTATGTGTTGAGGAGGATCCTGCGTCGGGCCGTCCGCTATTCCCACGAGAAGCTGGGAGCGCAGAAAGGCTTCTTCGCCTCCCTGGTGGACGTGGTGGTTGATTCCCTG GGCGATGCTTTCCCGGAGTTGAGGAAAGACCCAGAAATGGTGAAGGATATTATTaatgaggaggaggtgcagtTCCTCAAAACACTCAGCAGGGGGCGCCGTATACTCGATCGGAAGATCTCAAGTCTGGAACGTTCTAAGATCATTCCTG GCGACACCGCGTGGCTGTTGTACGACACGTACGGCTTCCCTCTGGACCTGACCTCCCTCATCGCGGAGGAGAAGGGCATGACGGTGGACTTGGTGGCCtttgaggaggagaagaaggctGCACAG GTAAAGTCCCAAGCAAAGGGCACAGGAGGCGAGGATCACATCATGTTGGACATCTACTCTATTGATGAGCTGAGAAAGAGCAACGTACCGGCCACCGAGGATTCTCCCAAGTACAGATACTCTGCAGGTCCAGACGGCCAGTATG AGTTCCAGCAGGCCTCTGCCACGGTGTTGGCCCTGCGACGCGATCGCAGCTTCTGCACCGGCGTGACCACGGGTCAGGAGTGCGGCGTGCTGCTGGACCAGACGTCCTTCTACGCTGAGCAGGGCGGACAGACGTGGGACGAGGGCTACATGCTGCGTGAGGATGACGGCACGGGGGAC CGGATGGAGTTCACGGTTAAGAACACGCAAGTCCGAGGCGGTTATGTTCTCCACATGGGCACAGTCTACGGCGCGCTGAAGGTCGGAGACCAAGTCACCTTGCATATAGATGAG GCTCGCCGGAGGTCCGTCATGAGCAaccacacagccacacacatccTGAACTTTGCCCTACGAGGGGTTTTGGGGGAAGCAGACCAGAGGGGTTCTCTGGTTGCCCCGGACCGTCTGCGCTTTGACTTCAGCGCTAAAGGTGCCCTGAGTACGGGGGAGGTCCGGCGCACCGAGGAGATCGCGTGTGCCCTGATTAGAGAAGCCAAG ACGGTGTACGCCATGGACTCCCCACTCGCTCAGGCCAAGGCCATCCAGGGTCTCCGTGCTGTGTTTGATGAGACCTACCCCGACCCGGTGAGGGTGGTGTCTATCGGCGTCCCTgttgaggagctgctggaggacccCGACAGCGCTGCTGGCGCTCTCACCTCCATTGAGTTTTGTGGTGGAAC CCATCTGCAGAACTCGAGTCACGCTGCGCCATTTGTCATCGTCTCCGAAGAGGCCATCGCTAAGGGTACCCGCCGCATTGTTGCTGTGACGGGAGCAGAGGCCCAGAAG GCCCAGAGGAAGGCGTATTCCCTGCAGCAGGCTTTGGCCATGGTGGGAGACAAGGTGAAGCAGCAGACGGCTCCAAACAAGGACGTTCAGAAGGAGATCGCAGACGCGACGGAG TCAATTGGCACGGCCGTGATCTCCCAGTGGCAGAAGGATGAGATGAGGGAAACCCTGAAGGGCCTGAAGAAGGTCATGGATGACCTGGACCGTGCCTACAAGGCCGGAATACAGAAGAGGGTCCTGGAAAAGACCAATGAGGTGATCGAAAGCAGCCCCAACCAGCCGCTGCTCATCATGGCAATGGAGACCGGAGCCCCTCCTAAG GCGCTGAACGACTCGCTGAAGCTGCTCAAGTCCCACTCCCCTCAGACCGCTGCCATGCTCTTCACTGTGGACCCCGAGGCCGGCAAGATTACCTGTCTGTGTCAGGTCCCACAG GATGTGGCCAGTCGAGGCCTGAAAGCCAGTGAGTGGGTTCAGGAGTTGTGTCCACTTCTGGATGGCAAGGGAGGCGGCAAGGACATGTCGGCTCAGGCCACTGGCAGGAACGTCGACtgcctgcaggaggcgctgcagtTGGCCAATGACTTCGCCCGCCTTAAACTGGAAGAGAACTAA